In the Salvia splendens isolate huo1 chromosome 16, SspV2, whole genome shotgun sequence genome, ttactaatgccagagcaatcttttccagtggttgataccttgtttctggacctcttaatgctcggcttgtaaagtagatgggaagctgctttaggccttcttctcgtacaagcaccgcgctgatggtttgatccgatgccgctaagtataagaatattacttcggcttcggctggagcagagagcataggaagctcggctagataacttttgagctcgtcaaaggcctttttctgctcggctccccactcgaactttggtgcctttttcaacaccttgaagaacggcagttgcttttcggctgcttgggaaaggaatcgattcagtgcggctagacatccggttagcctttgcacgtcatgtatggacttcggcattgccatgttctgaacgacttgaacttttgaggggtttgccttgagtccgtcctttgaaacccaacaacccagaaactttcccgaatctaccaaaaaggtacacttttggggattaagtttgaggttggctttcttgagcacgttgagagtggacttgaggttgtgctcgtactccgaagtgcttttgcttttgacgactatatcgtcaacatacacttcgacctcctttccaatcaggtgccgaaaaagcttgtctaccatcctttgataagtggctccggcattctttaaaccgaatggcatctttttataagcgaaaatgccgaaatcagtaatgaaggccgtttttgaagcgtcaatctcatccattaaaacttgatggtatcctttgtacagatcaagaaaacaaaaaatttcaaagcctatcaaagcttctacttttttatctatgttcggaaggggatagcaatctttgggacagtgcttatttagatcggtgaaatctatgcacatccgccatcctccttcctttttcttgatcatgacaggattggccacccacgaaggatacttcacttcgaataacacatccgccttcaataattgacggacttcgtcatggatgacttgacttcgttctgccgcaaagagtctttgcttctgttttatcggccggactgaaggatcaatatttaaccgatgagtgattacctcggggggcactccggtcatgtccaacggagaccatgcaaagacgtctttatactccttgaggagctggatggttttttcccgaagtaggggcgttcccgcgaaaccgatcttaaccgttctggatggatcgtcttcgtacagctgaaccgtcatcgagttcggctccggtatgacttcggtcatcgcctctgactccggctgctgtgattgctatgcttggtggtgccgatctgactgctcggcacttctaagcgcaatttgcagacattcctttgctctcttttggtcacctcggatgaccgctatccctcctttagtagggatcttgatggtgaggtgataggtggagcaaacggcccgaactgtgttgagccagtctcttcccaggatgacgttgtacggggaccgagctttcaccacgaaaaactcaatcatcgtactggagctagtaggcgctttccccaccgtgatcggaaggctgataataccttcagggcgggtgtcctcctgggtgaagctcttcaggggaagcggagccggactgagccgagctgggtccacttctagtttgtcgaagcactctttaaaaagaatgctaaccgacgctcctgtatccacaaacaccctgtggatcagtttgtttgccactccggcttggatgacaatggcgtcttggtgaggagagatggccgggacgggatcagcagccgagaacgtaatcacttcgtcctgcttcagccttttatgcgttggctcctctcgattggagcttctgcgttctgactttagggacgacttggtcttcccggcagggagcgcgtcaatagtctggattactccatcatattgcggctcgtcatcgtcttcgggatccggctgccttttcggatcctgaggagcgcagttcgcaccactctgctttttattcttctttggctgcttacttcggtattttttcaatgtccctgccttcacaagaacatcgatacctgcagccaagtttctgcactcctcggtatcgtgaccgtggtcttgatggtaggagcagtagttatcctggggtcggcgcgcggctgatttcgtcatccgctttggcttttcgaacaggtcagagtgcagttcgaaaatttccgctctcggcttgttcagcggtacgaactgagcgggcgacttctcgggattgagacgaggtcccaatctgtcttgcaacggagccctttgaattctttcaaatggagtccggcgaggatgcccctgatcgctatgatcgggcttccttctgtctcctcgggtcgatgagctgtctaacgaccgtttgcgacggtctgcctcatcggcccgggagtactggtccgcaatgtcccacatttcctgagctgtctgcggaccgcactcaacgagcttcctgtagagagctccgggcaagattccattttggaatgccgagatgacaagcagatcgttgagatcgtctacttgcaggcattccttgtggaatcttgtcataaagtcgctgattttttcgtcgcgaccttgacgaatggaaagcagctgagccgaagtgattcgggcttccgctttctgaaagaacctcctgtggaaggcatccattagatctcggtaagatctgatgctgccctgggggaggctatcgaaccaccttctcgcgttcccgatgagcagctcgggaaacagcttgcacatgtggacctcgttgagaccctggttcgccatgttatattgatagcgccccaagaaatcgtgagggtccacgagcccgtcgtaagtcatcgacggagttcggtagttctgtggtaggggagttcgggtgatgtcgtccgagaacggagtcttcagtgctccgtacacggcgaatccgatatctcgtcggtatggaggagattgagttctcctgtgattccggtaccgaggaggagctggaatatgtgggggacggggattctttctcctgggagatgcgacactactgcggtagtgactttcttgtgcggagggagaaggagaatccgtcgttttcgtctccggctgcttttggctttttcgcaggaaggttaagaattcctcctgcttttcagccaaaaactgcttgacagcctcattcaaatcgggctgctgggaagactcagtgggacgatttttggagcggcttgttccttcgccatgagaactggtggtggatttatccctaggctgttttcccgacctatgggatggattggcttcctcctggttctcacgggctggaatacgggtattctgcgatctggtatgcattttttgggtggaaaaaatggatcaaaaattcgctttatcacaaattttgttctctgcttcccacagacggcgccagtgatggatccgcgaattattgatgttaataaatgctggtagagaatgaagattatgacacagaatttacgtggttcgatttactgaggtaaatctacgtccacgggaagaagggagggcaagattgtattgcttgatctgggattacagcttacaacacagacttgctatatggtattttatctctagagagcttaacccttttctatctgatctaagttctatttatacattgaactaaggtcgtggtttgcagccccactaacaagatcgtgggtgagcaataactgctcaataactgcttcgtaccactaaatagatcgtgggtatagcggaggtcgtggaggcctttcatgagtccactaactcctagttcggtcgaatgctgagaccgaactgctggactttaccgatcagctcttgccgatctgagaggagagcttgactggtcggcttttaccgagctgtaggctgagtccgaactctttggtcgtgccgaactctttggtgccgaacaggtactctttcttgggctctgggctgatgggccgtcactgttattgggcttgccattagggtttagttcgtaccccatcaccaaTCAAATTGATTTAATTGACGAATTGAGCCATTTCAATCTTTCCCTTgtccttttcatttttcaagCATATCTTCAAAATTTTCAGTTTGAAAAAATGCAAATCTAAggataataaaacaaaatagatTGTTGGTAACATATAAACATAATTAATGATGTGAGTAGTATTAAATTAGAGAGATCATAGATTCGATGAAACAAAATTCCTTCGAAAAGAATCGAATTGACCTAATTAGGAAAGAATCTGACGCTGACACTACAAATTGTCGGAATGGTAATCACACAATGGAATGgcataaaattttttatttgaaacaagAAAATCCATATTTTTTGTATGAACGAATGTGATTCCACTGAATATTGTAAAATAGAGTCAAAATAGAATATTTTAATCTGATTTGATGGGCTTACACCTTTATGTATATAATTTGCTCCTCCATGATATATCAACAACGAGGTTTGGCCCAATTTTGCGGCTTTACAAAGCCCAATTTTTCGGAGCTGAGAAGTTTCATATTGACTTTTTGGGTCCTTTATAGGTCCAAAAACTGATACTCTCTGTAGAAAACGTTGCAAATAAAAGATCCCAAATCGCATCAATCCCCGATTCTACGGTGAAAAACACTTCCACTCTCTCGGACCACAACTAAATCTTCAATTTTTTCATCGTTCCATcaataaatatcttattttactactatatttcGTAATTTGACCTCACATTCTACTGTAAAACAAACATGTAAAAGTAGGGTGACTAAAATCACATTCTATAAACTTTTTTATCCACTTTCTTTTACCGAATCAAGCAATTTATTAGAACTTGAGCCCATAAAAAATGGGTAGTTTATTGTCAGATGGAGGTAGTATTATTTGTACCGatacataattttaatattGCAGCATAAATGTTGCCCATATACTCACTATCTTTGGTTCATCATTTTAATGTTAGAACTTATTATTCATAGTtagtataataatttaattagaatgATGCATTCGAATTGAGCTCATTCACGTGCAAATACTCGTGTTAAGTAAATCTAATTAAAGCTTATAAATCCTCaattagaaaataaatcaattaagaTGTAATGCATGGTGCATCCAGCCCTGCCAAAATATACCTCAGGCGATTCATTTTATTTGGGTTTCTTGTAAGAATAGGAGAAGAcaaaggagaaaaagaaaaccaaaaaaaaaaaagagatcaaGTCACAGATAGACATGAAACAGTAAGACAATAGAGAAGCACAGCCATACAATGAGGCGAGAGGCTATCAAAAATCTGATCCACTCTCCTTCTCCATAAACTTACCATATCTCATCTCTACTTAATCTTCCACCTCATCTGATTTGGCTGTTGCACTGTTACCATCAATTCCACATCATGGCTTCTGCTGCTCTTTCATCTCTGCAGGTCGGCTGCAGCAAGGGCTTCTCCGAGTTCTCCGGCCTCCGCACCTCCTCCGCTGCTCTCCCCTTCGCCAAGAGGGCCAACGATGACTTCGTCTCTGTCGTCGCCTTCCAAACCTCCGTTGTCAGTTCTCTTAATCTCCACTTAATTAACTATATCAATGCATTGAAAGAAAATGATGATATTCATATGTTTGTGTGGAAAAAAGGTTGGTGGAGGCAACAAGAGGGGAGTGGTGGAGGCCAAGCTGAAAGTGGCCATCAACGGCTTCGGAAGGATCGGAAGGAACTTCCTGAGATGCTGGCACGGACGGAAAGACTCCCCTCTCGACGTCATTGCCATCAACGACACCGGCGGTGTTAAACAGGCCTCCCACCTCCTCAAATACGACTCCACCCTCGGCATCTTTGACGCCGACGTCAAGCCTGTTGGCACTGATGGCATCTCTGTCGACGGCAAGGTCATCAAAGTCGTCTCCGACCGCAACCCTTCCAACCTCCCTTGGGGGTAAATGATCCAACTCCTTTGAGCTAATTAGTATTTGTGCAATTGTGCTAAGTCTTCTCTTTCTGTTGCATTAGGGAGTTGGGCATTGATCTTGTGATCGAGGGAACTGGGGTGTTCGTCGACAGAGACGGCGCTGGGAAGCACATACAGGCTGGCGCGAAGAAGGTGCTCATCACTGCCCCCGGCAAGGGAGACATCCCTACCTACGTCGTTGGTGTCAATGCTGACGGCTACAGCCACAGCGACACCATCATCAGCAACGCCTCCTGCACCACCAACTGCCTCGCCCCGTTTGTCAAAGTGCTTGACAGCAAGTTCGGTGAGATCTTGTTTCCTTCAAACTACATTAATCCTCCAACGTATCGACCTGATCTAAAATCCTAAATGTAGGGATCATCAAGGGAACTATGACCACCACCCACTCCTACACCGGGGACCAGAGGCTGCTCGACGCTAGCCACCGTGATCTGAGGCGTGCCAGAGCGGCAGCGCTCAACATTGTCCCCACATCCACGGGAGCAGCTAAGGCCGTGGCGCTTGTGCTCCCCCAGCTCAAGGGCAAGCTCAACGGCATTGCCCTTCGTGTCCCAACGCCCAACGTGTCCGTGGTGGACCTCGTGGTGCAGGTCGAGAAGAAGACCTTTGCTGAGGAAGTGAACGAGGCTTTCAGGGCATCTGCCAGCAATGAGCTCAGCGGCATCCTGTCGGTGTGCGATGAGCCTCTCGTCTCAGTGGACTTCCGCTGCAGCGACGTCTCCTCAACCGTGGATTCCTCGCTCACCATGGTGATGGGAGATGACATGGTGAAGGTGATTGCTTGGTATGACAATGAGTGGGGATACTCACAGAGGGTGGTTGATCTTGCTGATATTGTTGCTAACAACTGGAAATGATGAGAGGGATTCTTTCTCTATTGTTTGTAGACTACTCTTGTTTCATTTCGAATTTGTATTGCTGAAGCAAGCAATTTTCCATCCTGCTTATTACTATATGTTACATACttccacttttttttttataaagatcAACATTTATTTGCATATGTTATGTCTCCTCACTTCCATGAATGATTCATTCTGTTTCATGTACTATTTGTTTTGAATATCTGCTGTTTTCATTGCAATTTTCTCAGCTGTATTGTAGTAGTAATACAATTAAAAATCTTCAGATCAACCATAACTTGTGTTTCATATACGACTAAAATCTTATTTCAACATAAGGTCAGTATGGTtcaggaaataaaaataaaaataacaataaataatatatactcccaATATGTACAAAAATACAGAGTAGGCGTATACAGCTGACCGTTGTTACCAAAGGCAATAGTATCAACAAACAGGGCACATTATATCCACAAATTAAAATGCAATAACAGCAGACTGAATTGGACTCTAAAGCTAATATTCCCAAAACTAACCATAAATTCACTCCCATCAGTATAGACATTGCGACTTACTAGGCTGGTAATGAAATGAATAATAAGTGAGCGGTGAGGCCGGGGCACAAAGGAGTCCAGGCGCAAGTCCTTATGCCTTGAGAAGCAAGTGGCTGCACATCTAAGCTGCACGATCTTTTCAGTCTAGGTATGCACtttttccttcattttctctcGTTGAGATACAAGTTTACATACGCTTTATTACGTGCAACAAACATTAACCCTAAAGAAAATTATGCCTTATTTTCTCATATCCTAATTTATCAAAATTAGCACTAAAATGTACCTTTGGTGTTGTTTTCCTCTGCTTATAATCCTTCTTTATCACGTAACCACAGATCTTTAATGGACAGATTTCTAAATAAGAGCTAATGAAAGAGTAAACAAGATGAGAACAAACGAACACAAATGTAATCCAAAGTACTACTCCAATATATCAAACTGTAAAAGAAGTTAAACACTACATACCATTTGATTATTGAGCCAAAGAGAAAATTGTAGGGGTCGGCAGCGGAAGCGTGATTGAAATTGATTGCATAATATCTTGATCTATTtagtatcatgctcataacttgaatttaatcatgctttagcataattgaaacctaaaacatgcttagtacagagttagccaatttacctcgttaattctccaaagaatcaaagttggctagcgccttctccacgtgaagatcttgagtactaaaccacagatcttctgatcGGGAACGAAGTTAGCtagcgtcttctccacgtgaagatcttgagtaccaaaccacggatcttctgactggttcccggactgtacgctgatatcagtgtgggctgatctcaccagagtactaggacttaaataaagaagacgaaaactgctcacggagggagctgaaaatcgtccctcttagagaaagagagggggacgaaaatcttaatgaaaataaaatgtgtattttctgtattctcctatttatattaagtcacatattggacCCAGAcggggatctatggaagaatttggatatggccacctgatacgaacctctattattattatttagtttagatattataaggatttagcatatctttttctatatctttgttttcttgttcattaagtcagtagcattataaataggataaactgttatcttttttattgggtgtttcccttaacaagcaccggcggcgagttcgctcggcggtggagataaatttccggcgaccaacaggctcggcggacgattgcagagtttctgtgcgcgggagtcgctcccgtcgggcagataactcggcgattgatagaatactccggcgtccaattaggatcAGCGGAGGGAATCTAAAATTAGGATTGAAAAACACACGTTATCTTTGggggagaaaatatttcattaattgattgaattaataaaaaagataacagtctatcatatttataatgctactgacttaatgaacaaggaAACAAAgttatagaaaaagatatgctaaatccctataatatctaaactaaataataataatagaggttcgtatcacctcccccaattagtttcttactaattaaattgaactcataatttaatataagcttatattggaatattacgagcagccactacagaagtaatattgcactgcccatccaaatccgaaattacaagtattccgagtttccatttgtttgtcgttcatttctcgtgcttaagatagaaacgtccactaattaatcaatgtctgctatgaacttaattaattaacacattattaactccaagagtggacttagcaagaaagacttatttattattcatagagtgatcaaactccaactagctaggttctgaataataaaaccttgtttcgagctcctcttgtggacgttatcaacgagactcacctcgcgcacgattcaatataatagcaatcctagcaccgctagatattaatcaccactacccaatataccaggattcttgggttgcgaaaaacccgcaccatttggtagtcaaagtagtgcataatcaataccgtatgctcaatggtaacgtacattgattaagaaattaattatcaagacctcgtctttcagtagatagcataaagactcgtcttgctgttagatccaattcagtgatataccacaccaatgtcatcttatttcagtaaggcttagaaatatgcggactgacattgcaacatttcacgataggtagtctggGCCTATCTAAGTtgagaaattcttatttttctttgttcagaactgaccgtgttaccttaaagtggacgacgcccacaaccggtctactaaaacaaagacttagactttgttacgttgcttgtacatttaaatatggaataaacattcattaaatgtaaaacataataacattatgacaaaaataatctgttgcatccattagaaaataaaatatagagttttataatattcaatcactgaaaaggtgatttctagtatacaaattaTAACAATGTTGCATAGGAACCTTCTCCATAACTTCTACTTTATACATCTTTAGCAGCCCACTGTTGACCTTATTCCAATTAGGAACACCACTAATGTCATCCAACATAGGTGAATGTTCAGCAAACATACCCTTCTTCACAAAAACAACACAGGAGATACAAGTACTCGTTACAGAAATTCTCTAATATATCATCATTGTGAATGGACTTTGGCTTCATATGCTTGTGATCTATCAACTGTGATGACCCAAATATGTATGGCAAGAAATGGTAGTCATCAAGTCCCCACACACCATGGGATCCCGCCGGCTCTAAGATATACgtgatttgtaattttctcaTTAACTCCATATATTTGAAGAACACTCTAGACACCAAGGCCTGAAAATCCTCTTCCCTCACAACACCTAGTTTTGCTAAGCAATACAACCATGCTGCAAAATTTGTCTCATGCCCAGTTCCTATGTAAAAGAGGGATAGAATTAGAAGATCATCACATCAGTCTTAGCTTTCCAGCAGATACTAAAATCAACAACTAAACAAATCGATTTGCTAATTGATGTTCACATCAGAAATTAGTAAACAAGTAGTAGCAATCAAATTAAGATGAACAATGGCATCAATCAAATCTACTAAACAAGTAGCAATCCACAAAATTCGAGTTGTAGAAGAAACACATTTCCTACCATAATCGATTCGTGATGCATTGCCAAATCCATCGGTAAAATACGGCACAATTTCCATAGCAGCTTCGCGAAGTTGAGGAGGCAGAAGCATGAGCATAAAGGCATCTGCCTCGCCGCTCATCCGCTCGTGCCACACGCGATACGAGACGTTACCGTATCGCGCGGTCTGCGGCGCCGGAGGGATTTCGTCGACGTAGTCAGTTAGTTTCTGGAGAATCGAGGCTAGGGTTTCGACAACTGTGGAGACGCGGCAGGGATCGGAGAGCTTGCGCGATTTGGTGGATTCAGAGAGGGAGACGAGAAGCCGAGGAAGTTGCGGAAGGAGGGGGAGGAGTGGAAGGTGGCGAGGTCGTCGGGGGAGCGGATTCGCTTAGGGGGGGCGGTGAACTGGTGGGGTAGAGTGAGGGGGTGCACATGATTGGTCTCTCTGGTGTTTGTGGGGGAGGGAGCGAGATTCACGGCGGGGAACCGGATGGGGATGTAGGCGAGGGTGTCGGAGGGG is a window encoding:
- the LOC121772439 gene encoding glyceraldehyde-3-phosphate dehydrogenase A, chloroplastic-like, with the translated sequence MASAALSSLQVGCSKGFSEFSGLRTSSAALPFAKRANDDFVSVVAFQTSVVGGGNKRGVVEAKLKVAINGFGRIGRNFLRCWHGRKDSPLDVIAINDTGGVKQASHLLKYDSTLGIFDADVKPVGTDGISVDGKVIKVVSDRNPSNLPWGELGIDLVIEGTGVFVDRDGAGKHIQAGAKKVLITAPGKGDIPTYVVGVNADGYSHSDTIISNASCTTNCLAPFVKVLDSKFGIIKGTMTTTHSYTGDQRLLDASHRDLRRARAAALNIVPTSTGAAKAVALVLPQLKGKLNGIALRVPTPNVSVVDLVVQVEKKTFAEEVNEAFRASASNELSGILSVCDEPLVSVDFRCSDVSSTVDSSLTMVMGDDMVKVIAWYDNEWGYSQRVVDLADIVANNWK